One genomic window of Luteitalea pratensis includes the following:
- a CDS encoding PKD domain-containing protein codes for MTNVRRLTNLLLALASVGAMTACTSEPDIPKATGPSELGLSLQVLASPDVLNTDGLSTSQITVTARGPNSEPKAGVPLRADIRVGGAIVDLGSLSTKSTTTGADGRATIVYTAPPGGLSGNTDGSNVVQVGFTPLTGDYANAVERAVSIRLVPLGTIVFPGQPLANFTWRPTQAFAMDEVTLDAGQSKDCPLTATAPTECFDSPTLQYEWNMDDRNIILTGRVIKYQFPQRGDYNVKLTVTNALGNKVSVTKMIDVLSRP; via the coding sequence ATGACCAACGTACGACGACTCACTAATCTACTGCTTGCGCTGGCGAGTGTTGGGGCCATGACGGCCTGCACGTCCGAGCCCGACATCCCCAAGGCCACCGGCCCGTCCGAACTCGGCTTGTCTCTGCAGGTGCTGGCCTCGCCAGACGTTCTCAACACCGATGGCCTCTCGACGTCGCAGATCACCGTGACGGCGCGTGGGCCAAACAGTGAACCAAAGGCGGGGGTCCCGCTCCGCGCCGACATCCGTGTCGGCGGCGCGATCGTCGACCTCGGCAGCCTGTCGACCAAGAGCACGACGACCGGCGCCGATGGCCGGGCGACGATCGTCTACACCGCGCCGCCGGGCGGCCTGTCAGGCAATACCGATGGCAGCAACGTCGTGCAGGTCGGCTTCACGCCGCTGACCGGCGACTACGCCAATGCCGTCGAGCGTGCCGTGAGCATCCGCCTCGTCCCGCTGGGCACCATCGTGTTCCCCGGGCAGCCGCTTGCCAACTTCACGTGGCGCCCCACCCAGGCGTTCGCGATGGACGAAGTGACGCTCGACGCCGGACAGTCCAAGGACTGCCCGCTCACCGCCACCGCTCCGACCGAGTGCTTCGACTCGCCCACGCTCCAGTACGAATGGAACATGGACGACCGCAACATCATCCTGACGGGCCGGGTCATCAAGTACCAGTTCCCGCAGCGGGGTGACTATAACGTGAAGCTCACTGTCACCAATGCCCTCGGCAACAAGGTGTCGGTGACCAAGATGATCGACGTGCTCTCGCGGCCATAG
- a CDS encoding amino acid permease: MASSLFRTKSIDRLLAEGEATGEGTLKRTLNSGALIALGIGAIIGAGLFVRTAAAIADRAGPGVTVAFLVAALGCALAGLCYAEFASMIPIAGSAYTYSYATMGELAAWIIGWDLILEYAVGAATVAIAWSEYLNKVLEFVGLHVPYAWSHSPFQVDAATGVAGIINLPAVLILGLLTALLVRGTQESAWVNNLIVITKVSIVIMVIVLGWGFINPANHTPYIPAASLYTTPEGITHNYGGIMGILGAAGVVFFAYIGFDAVSTAAQEAKNPKRDMPIGILGSLVVCTILYVLFAHVLSGIATVEDFRSTGREASVAFAISKYMVGYDWLAKFVTVAILAGFSSVILVMLLGQSRVFYSMSHDGLVPKFFSHIHPKYHTPYKSNWFFFIFTALFAAFVPGDIVGEMTSIGTLFAFMLVCAGVWILRVRRPDIPRGFRVPAVPLVSTLGIFVCGAMVFGLGWTNWVRLGGWLVIGLVIYFGYSKQHSKLNTAA, translated from the coding sequence TTGGCCAGTTCACTCTTTCGCACCAAGTCAATCGACCGTCTGCTCGCCGAGGGCGAGGCCACGGGCGAGGGGACGCTGAAGCGCACCCTGAACTCGGGCGCGCTCATCGCGCTCGGCATCGGCGCCATCATCGGCGCCGGCCTCTTCGTGCGAACGGCCGCGGCGATCGCGGACCGGGCGGGGCCAGGCGTCACCGTGGCATTCCTGGTCGCGGCGCTCGGGTGCGCCTTGGCCGGGCTGTGTTACGCCGAGTTCGCGTCGATGATCCCCATTGCCGGGAGCGCGTACACGTACTCGTACGCGACGATGGGCGAACTTGCCGCGTGGATCATCGGCTGGGACCTGATTCTCGAGTACGCGGTCGGCGCGGCGACGGTTGCCATCGCGTGGAGCGAGTACCTCAACAAGGTGCTGGAATTCGTCGGCTTACATGTGCCGTACGCGTGGAGCCATTCGCCCTTCCAGGTGGATGCCGCCACGGGTGTGGCGGGCATCATCAACCTCCCGGCCGTGCTCATCCTCGGGCTGCTGACGGCGCTCCTCGTGCGCGGCACGCAGGAATCGGCGTGGGTCAACAACCTGATCGTCATCACCAAGGTGTCGATCGTCATCATGGTGATCGTGCTCGGGTGGGGGTTCATCAACCCGGCCAACCACACGCCGTACATTCCAGCCGCCAGTCTCTACACGACGCCCGAGGGCATCACCCACAACTACGGCGGCATCATGGGCATCCTCGGTGCGGCCGGCGTCGTGTTCTTCGCCTACATCGGCTTCGACGCGGTCTCAACCGCGGCGCAGGAAGCCAAGAACCCGAAACGCGACATGCCGATCGGCATCCTCGGTTCGCTCGTCGTCTGCACGATTCTCTACGTGCTGTTCGCGCATGTGCTGAGCGGCATTGCCACGGTGGAGGACTTCCGGAGCACGGGTCGCGAGGCGTCGGTGGCCTTCGCCATTTCGAAGTACATGGTCGGCTACGACTGGCTCGCGAAGTTCGTCACCGTCGCGATTCTCGCCGGCTTCTCGTCGGTCATCCTGGTGATGCTGCTCGGGCAGTCCCGCGTGTTCTACTCGATGAGCCATGACGGCCTCGTGCCGAAGTTCTTTTCCCACATCCACCCGAAGTACCACACCCCCTACAAGTCCAACTGGTTCTTCTTCATCTTCACCGCGCTGTTTGCCGCCTTCGTTCCGGGTGACATCGTCGGAGAGATGACGAGTATCGGGACGCTGTTCGCGTTCATGCTCGTGTGCGCGGGTGTATGGATCCTCCGCGTGCGTCGGCCGGACATTCCGCGTGGATTCCGTGTGCCCGCCGTGCCGCTCGTGTCGACGCTGGGCATCTTCGTCTGCGGTGCGATGGTGTTCGGACTCGGCTGGACCAACTGGGTCCGACTCGGTGGCTGGCTCGTCATCGGCCTCGTGATCTATTTCGGCTACAGCAAGCAGCACAGCAAGCTCAACACTGCGGCCTGA
- the thiE gene encoding thiamine phosphate synthase: MSSTARRPLPSRLYAIVDADVASRAGWHVPDLADAYLQAGVRFLQVRAKDAPARDVLAWTEAIARRAGEAWVIVNDRVDIAIVAGTRHVHLGQDDLPVSDARALLGPDAVIGLSTHTPAQVDAACALPIDYLAVGPVFSTQTKATGYEAVGLAGVRRAHAAAQVARVPVVAIGGITLDTASDVIAAGASSVAVITDLLREGTPGARVRAFVERLSRI; the protein is encoded by the coding sequence GTGTCCTCCACCGCACGCCGGCCGCTTCCGTCCAGGCTCTACGCCATTGTCGATGCCGACGTCGCGAGCCGTGCCGGCTGGCACGTCCCGGACCTGGCGGACGCCTACTTGCAGGCTGGCGTCCGATTCCTGCAGGTGCGAGCCAAGGACGCCCCCGCACGGGACGTCCTCGCGTGGACCGAGGCGATCGCGCGCCGCGCCGGTGAGGCGTGGGTCATCGTTAACGATCGCGTGGACATCGCCATCGTCGCTGGCACCCGTCACGTTCACCTCGGACAGGACGACCTGCCGGTCTCCGACGCGCGGGCGCTCCTCGGCCCGGATGCCGTGATAGGACTCTCCACCCATACGCCGGCGCAGGTCGATGCGGCCTGCGCGCTTCCGATCGACTACCTGGCGGTGGGGCCAGTGTTCAGCACGCAGACCAAAGCGACGGGATACGAGGCGGTCGGACTCGCGGGCGTCCGTCGGGCTCACGCGGCGGCGCAGGTTGCCCGCGTCCCTGTGGTGGCCATCGGTGGCATCACGCTCGACACGGCTTCCGATGTCATCGCGGCGGGAGCGTCGTCGGTGGCGGTGATCACGGATCTCCTGCGCGAGGGCACGCCTGGCGCGCGTGTCCGCGCCTTTGTTGAGCGACTCAGCCGGATATAA
- a CDS encoding type 4a pilus biogenesis protein PilO produces the protein MDLGLNKLPWWGQLALYVVVGGGLVATHHYMYAVDLQAGVARTHAERRKIETGIARARVEEKRLPEFRTHVAELNARLSALRNVLPEQKDVGDLLRRIQTLATQSSLTIRGFKPQAVAQRQQHAEWPISLSLEGTYHDLGAFFDKVSRMPRIINISGIRIKTHGQTEPSAATVDAQCTVTTFVLMEAPPAPAPVAGRRAPAGGARPPAAAR, from the coding sequence ATGGATCTGGGATTGAACAAGTTGCCGTGGTGGGGCCAGCTGGCCCTGTACGTCGTGGTCGGCGGCGGCCTGGTCGCCACCCATCACTACATGTATGCCGTCGACCTGCAGGCGGGCGTGGCTCGCACGCACGCCGAGCGGCGGAAGATCGAGACCGGCATCGCGCGGGCCCGCGTCGAGGAGAAGCGTCTGCCCGAGTTCCGCACGCACGTGGCGGAACTGAACGCGCGCCTGTCTGCATTGCGCAACGTGCTCCCCGAGCAGAAGGACGTCGGCGACCTGTTGCGACGGATCCAGACGCTGGCCACGCAGTCGAGCCTCACCATTCGCGGCTTCAAGCCGCAGGCGGTGGCGCAGCGCCAGCAGCACGCGGAGTGGCCGATCTCGCTGAGCCTCGAAGGCACCTATCACGATCTCGGGGCGTTCTTCGACAAGGTGAGCCGGATGCCGCGCATCATCAACATCTCCGGCATCCGCATCAAGACGCACGGCCAGACCGAGCCCTCGGCCGCCACCGTCGACGCGCAGTGCACCGTCACCACCTTCGTCCTCATGGAGGCGCCGCCCGCGCCCGCTCCCGTCGCCGGCCGTCGCGCGCCTGCCGGTGGCGCTCGTCCTCCCGCGGCTGCTCGCTGA
- a CDS encoding tetratricopeptide repeat protein: MSTGNPLEQLRRRMQSHATPTAFAALAEEHRRAGRLAEAVAVCREGLERYPAYVSARVTLGRALLDSGDAPGAVTELEHAVAQSPDNLAAARALETARAALGDVPWPPALVAPAATTAADLPLRTPDDDSVPSSVIASALGAGPDGPQEFGLAPDWSLPDVLPPLPVAAAPPALEDDVHTEALDAHAESPTTYVTPAHPQGEEPAGIWPVPADQSTADPAAVDGAHMFSWSLDPPSSGLDAGQAVEERSDPDERERTIIWDAQTIEAPVADIAGTDDVAATSPGQVPVDADGVLDAPTDDEPSPFWTGYFGGEAVAEDAAPFAGWGEEAPPTAPEADRSPWADEDVADGSAAWNTPDGPSATWALSDLREADGADATPFQGTLDVEDTSPEPFASITDASELAWADSPVETSAAPLTEMLADTATASLAAIPDEPSYAFIAEPLDEDLETLLAGTVDGDVHLPADVGALPADVGADLKVGALDPALTAATGPSPAEAVWSGSVKSAMGEVFALAGHGESLEPPAHPSPMVREAMADAAVDAALEDAALREDAPPVLASLEQMLAAVRARRAALSGPMDS; encoded by the coding sequence ATGTCGACCGGCAACCCGCTCGAACAGCTCAGGCGTCGCATGCAGTCGCATGCGACGCCCACCGCCTTTGCCGCCCTCGCGGAGGAACATCGCCGCGCTGGCCGACTCGCCGAAGCCGTCGCCGTGTGCCGGGAGGGGCTCGAGCGATACCCGGCCTACGTCTCGGCGCGGGTGACGCTGGGACGTGCGCTGCTCGACAGCGGCGACGCCCCGGGCGCGGTCACCGAACTCGAACATGCGGTGGCGCAGTCGCCAGACAACCTGGCGGCTGCGCGCGCCCTCGAGACGGCGCGCGCCGCCCTCGGCGACGTGCCGTGGCCGCCCGCACTGGTGGCGCCGGCGGCCACCACCGCTGCCGACTTGCCGCTGCGCACGCCTGACGACGACTCGGTCCCGTCATCCGTGATTGCCAGTGCACTGGGCGCGGGACCAGATGGCCCGCAGGAATTCGGCCTGGCGCCCGATTGGTCGCTTCCAGACGTGCTCCCGCCATTGCCCGTGGCCGCGGCGCCGCCGGCCCTGGAGGATGACGTCCACACCGAGGCGCTCGACGCCCACGCAGAGTCGCCGACGACGTACGTCACCCCGGCGCATCCGCAAGGGGAGGAGCCGGCGGGCATCTGGCCGGTCCCGGCCGACCAGTCGACCGCCGACCCCGCCGCTGTCGATGGCGCCCACATGTTCTCCTGGTCTCTCGATCCGCCATCGTCTGGTCTGGATGCCGGGCAGGCCGTCGAGGAGCGATCCGACCCCGACGAGCGCGAGCGAACGATCATCTGGGACGCACAGACGATCGAAGCGCCTGTTGCCGACATTGCGGGAACCGACGACGTGGCCGCGACGTCACCAGGCCAGGTCCCGGTCGACGCGGATGGCGTCCTCGACGCGCCAACCGATGACGAGCCGTCGCCGTTCTGGACGGGATACTTTGGCGGTGAAGCGGTCGCCGAGGACGCGGCGCCGTTTGCCGGCTGGGGTGAAGAAGCCCCGCCGACGGCGCCGGAGGCCGACCGGTCACCGTGGGCCGACGAAGACGTGGCCGATGGCAGCGCAGCCTGGAATACGCCGGACGGGCCGTCGGCGACCTGGGCCCTCAGTGACCTGCGTGAAGCCGACGGTGCCGACGCGACCCCGTTCCAGGGCACGCTGGACGTCGAGGACACCAGCCCCGAGCCGTTTGCGAGCATCACTGACGCGTCCGAACTGGCCTGGGCCGACTCGCCGGTCGAGACGTCGGCCGCGCCACTGACGGAGATGCTCGCCGATACGGCGACAGCGTCGCTCGCTGCCATCCCGGACGAGCCGTCATACGCTTTCATCGCCGAGCCGCTGGACGAGGACCTGGAGACACTGCTGGCCGGGACTGTTGATGGCGACGTCCACCTTCCCGCAGACGTAGGCGCCCTCCCCGCAGACGTAGGCGCCGACCTGAAGGTCGGCGCGCTTGATCCTGCGCTCACGGCCGCCACCGGGCCATCGCCGGCCGAGGCGGTCTGGTCGGGATCGGTCAAGTCGGCAATGGGTGAGGTCTTCGCCCTGGCCGGACATGGCGAATCGCTCGAGCCGCCGGCGCATCCGTCGCCGATGGTGCGCGAAGCGATGGCTGACGCGGCCGTCGACGCCGCCCTCGAGGACGCCGCCCTTCGCGAGGACGCGCCGCCGGTCCTGGCCTCGCTCGAACAGATGCTGGCGGCCGTTCGGGCGCGTCGCGCGGCCCTGTCCGGACCGATGGACTCCTGA
- the pilQ gene encoding type IV pilus secretin family protein, whose protein sequence is MMRPRTPILATLTAVLAVGAPAWPLASGLFREAREVQQQVQDGQRLVIDTPTRVSPHVSANQAPQAPTDTDAARTLTALRATREDGDVLITLDGDGKLVASAVQVPDAVPPRLVLDFAGVAPKVAATTAVNTGLVRRIRVAQNSVTPLVTRVVVDLGGTFLYKVRPSADQKSLVVTIGNPAERARRDDEAQSRTFAATTAPATAKSAPAPRPEAPPATAVTRTSAQAPVKAAAQAPAPAPAQAPPPAPRAQARRSTTPPVPPAPVAGPPEPTAVATTQAMSSGKYTGHPISLDFQGVDLRAVLRTFAEVTGLNLVIDPGVKGIVDVTLRDVPWDQALEMILRANQLAYSVDGTIVRIAPTTTFSTEAADRRKQAEEKLRELAVSKKEYRTVRLSYANAKSLADLVKLSGMSTFGDVQVDENTNTMILFDVPDGLAKAQQLIGELDRPQAQVEIEARIVRTTKSAARELGLMWGFGGKMTPELGNTTNMAFPNSITTGGVAGSINTNADNAFIKLGSVNGAFNVDVALSALETQGRVSVMLRPRVVTQNNVKATITRGQEIPYTTLTAPPLGDGVSVIQPVPQVQFKTAALTLNVTPRITEANTVILDVDVDNGSPGQVELNGNRSINTQRVTTRVLVADQGTTVIGGINEAVTQFTEDRTPGLHRVPLIGRLFRRDTTTDDEGELLIFITPRIVRDGGTVK, encoded by the coding sequence ATGATGCGCCCGCGCACGCCGATCCTCGCGACCCTCACGGCAGTCCTCGCCGTCGGCGCGCCCGCGTGGCCGCTCGCGTCGGGACTGTTCCGCGAGGCCCGCGAGGTCCAGCAGCAGGTCCAGGATGGACAGCGCCTGGTGATCGACACGCCCACCCGCGTGTCCCCCCATGTGTCCGCTAACCAGGCCCCCCAGGCACCGACGGACACCGACGCCGCCCGCACGCTGACCGCCCTCCGCGCCACGCGCGAAGACGGCGACGTGCTGATCACCCTCGACGGTGACGGCAAGCTCGTGGCGTCGGCCGTGCAGGTACCCGACGCGGTGCCGCCACGGCTCGTGCTCGACTTTGCCGGCGTCGCTCCCAAGGTGGCGGCCACGACGGCGGTGAACACGGGACTGGTTCGCCGCATCCGGGTGGCGCAGAACAGCGTGACGCCCCTGGTCACCCGCGTGGTCGTCGACCTGGGCGGCACCTTTCTTTACAAGGTGCGTCCATCCGCCGATCAGAAGTCGCTGGTGGTCACCATCGGCAACCCGGCCGAGCGGGCGCGCCGTGACGACGAGGCGCAGAGCCGCACCTTTGCGGCCACGACGGCGCCGGCCACAGCCAAGAGCGCGCCGGCACCGCGCCCCGAGGCTCCGCCGGCCACGGCCGTGACACGCACCTCCGCCCAGGCCCCGGTGAAGGCCGCGGCCCAGGCGCCGGCACCGGCGCCGGCCCAGGCTCCGCCACCTGCCCCGCGGGCCCAGGCGCGTCGCTCGACGACGCCGCCGGTGCCACCGGCACCGGTCGCCGGGCCGCCAGAACCGACGGCCGTCGCCACGACGCAGGCGATGTCGAGCGGCAAGTACACCGGCCACCCGATCTCGCTGGACTTCCAGGGTGTCGACCTGCGTGCGGTGCTGCGCACCTTCGCGGAGGTCACCGGCCTGAATCTCGTGATCGACCCGGGCGTGAAGGGCATCGTCGACGTCACCTTGCGCGACGTCCCATGGGATCAGGCACTCGAGATGATCCTGCGCGCCAACCAGCTGGCCTACAGCGTGGACGGCACCATCGTGCGCATCGCGCCGACGACGACCTTCTCCACCGAAGCGGCCGACAGGCGCAAACAGGCCGAGGAGAAGCTGCGCGAACTGGCCGTGTCCAAGAAGGAGTACCGCACGGTCCGCCTCAGCTACGCCAACGCCAAGAGCCTCGCCGACCTGGTGAAGTTGTCCGGCATGTCGACCTTCGGCGACGTGCAGGTCGACGAGAACACCAACACGATGATTCTCTTCGACGTGCCCGATGGCCTCGCCAAGGCGCAGCAGCTGATTGGTGAGCTCGATCGTCCGCAGGCGCAGGTGGAGATCGAGGCGCGCATCGTGCGCACCACCAAGTCGGCCGCCCGCGAGCTCGGCCTGATGTGGGGCTTCGGCGGCAAGATGACCCCGGAGCTGGGCAACACCACGAACATGGCGTTCCCCAACTCGATCACCACCGGCGGCGTCGCCGGCTCGATCAACACCAACGCCGACAACGCGTTCATCAAGCTCGGAAGCGTCAACGGCGCGTTCAACGTCGACGTCGCGCTGTCCGCGCTCGAGACGCAGGGCCGCGTCAGCGTCATGCTGCGGCCTCGCGTGGTCACGCAGAACAACGTCAAGGCGACGATCACGCGCGGCCAGGAGATCCCCTACACGACCCTGACGGCGCCTCCGCTCGGCGACGGCGTCAGCGTCATCCAGCCGGTCCCGCAGGTGCAGTTCAAGACGGCGGCGCTGACGCTCAACGTGACGCCGCGCATCACCGAGGCCAACACGGTGATCCTCGACGTCGACGTCGACAACGGGTCACCGGGCCAGGTCGAGCTGAACGGCAATCGCTCGATCAACACGCAGCGCGTGACCACGCGCGTCCTGGTCGCCGACCAGGGCACGACGGTCATCGGCGGCATCAACGAGGCCGTCACCCAGTTCACGGAGGACCGTACGCCGGGCCTGCACCGCGTGCCCCTCATCGGCCGCCTCTTCCGCCGCGACACCACGACGGACGACGAGGGCGAGCTGCTGATCTTCATCACGCCGCGCATCGTGCGGGACGGAGGAACCGTCAAATGA
- the accB gene encoding acetyl-CoA carboxylase biotin carboxyl carrier protein, producing the protein MTLDEIKQILDLVREHELAEFELEQEGVKLRVRKKGQEAPAVVVSPAAPLSAPVAATAPRAAAPVAAPEAVPADDTETEGVELAVVKAPIVGTFYRAAEPTASPFVSVGDTVRKNQVVCLIEAMKLMNEIVSEYDGEIVQVFVENGQPVQYGERLFAVRAR; encoded by the coding sequence ATGACACTCGACGAAATCAAGCAGATCCTCGACCTGGTCCGTGAACACGAACTCGCGGAGTTCGAACTGGAACAGGAAGGCGTCAAGTTGCGGGTCCGGAAGAAGGGCCAGGAAGCGCCAGCGGTAGTCGTGAGCCCCGCGGCACCGCTCAGCGCACCGGTCGCCGCCACGGCTCCGCGCGCCGCCGCGCCAGTTGCCGCCCCTGAAGCCGTCCCCGCTGACGACACCGAGACCGAAGGCGTCGAACTCGCCGTGGTGAAGGCACCGATCGTCGGCACCTTCTACCGGGCTGCCGAACCGACGGCGTCGCCGTTCGTCTCGGTTGGCGACACCGTCCGAAAGAACCAGGTCGTGTGCCTGATCGAGGCGATGAAGCTGATGAACGAAATCGTGTCGGAGTACGACGGCGAAATCGTCCAGGTCTTCGTGGAGAACGGCCAGCCGGTGCAATACGGCGAGCGCCTGTTCGCCGTGCGCGCCAGGTAA
- a CDS encoding M24 family metallopeptidase gives MRAPVFVPTFDFRARVSRAAAALAAAGADALVISHLPNLRYLSGLEATAGQGLLTAAGQLHLLVDPRYEAAARDRADEVGAGVLLPAPTADIRPSVWIAAHCAREGVAHLVLESRVMPLHDARLIQRALAVERWAGTIVDTPLDLVEGLRRIKDTAELTLLREGGARLSEAARGVLADGVARAGRSELEVAAEIDARVRAAGFSRAAFDTIVASGPRSALPHARPTARRLEAGEVVVLDFGGVYGGYCLDLTRTVCLGQPTTEVDRQYQAVLEAQRAGCAAVRPGAFPADVDRAARQVLEAAGFGKAFGHGTGHGLGLEIHEAPRLARPQPEDVAQPPLEAGVACTIEPGAYVTACAGIRIEDDVVVTVDGHERITDVPLGWPTAH, from the coding sequence GTGCGCGCCCCGGTCTTCGTTCCGACCTTCGATTTCCGGGCCCGCGTGTCCCGTGCGGCTGCCGCGCTCGCAGCTGCCGGGGCCGACGCGCTCGTGATCTCCCACCTGCCGAATCTCCGCTACCTCTCGGGCCTGGAAGCGACGGCGGGGCAGGGCCTGCTGACGGCGGCGGGCCAACTGCATCTCCTCGTCGATCCCCGATACGAAGCGGCCGCTCGCGACCGCGCCGACGAAGTGGGCGCCGGCGTCCTGCTGCCGGCTCCGACCGCCGACATCCGGCCATCCGTGTGGATCGCCGCGCACTGTGCTCGCGAAGGCGTCGCTCACCTGGTGCTGGAGAGCCGGGTGATGCCGCTGCATGATGCCCGCCTCATTCAGCGGGCGCTGGCTGTCGAGCGCTGGGCCGGCACCATCGTCGACACGCCGCTGGACCTCGTCGAGGGCCTGCGCCGGATCAAGGACACGGCAGAGCTGACGTTGCTGCGCGAGGGCGGCGCCCGGCTGTCCGAAGCTGCCCGCGGGGTCCTGGCCGATGGAGTCGCGCGTGCCGGTCGTTCCGAACTGGAGGTCGCCGCCGAGATCGACGCGCGGGTGCGGGCCGCCGGATTTTCCCGGGCTGCCTTCGACACCATCGTCGCCAGTGGTCCCCGCAGTGCACTTCCGCACGCCCGGCCGACAGCGCGCCGCCTGGAGGCGGGTGAGGTCGTGGTGCTGGACTTTGGCGGGGTCTACGGCGGATACTGCCTCGACCTGACCCGGACCGTGTGTCTGGGGCAACCGACGACCGAGGTCGATCGCCAGTACCAGGCGGTGCTCGAGGCGCAGCGGGCCGGGTGTGCCGCGGTGCGACCGGGAGCGTTCCCGGCCGATGTCGATCGCGCCGCCAGGCAGGTGCTCGAGGCCGCGGGTTTCGGGAAGGCATTCGGACACGGTACGGGACACGGGCTCGGCCTCGAGATACACGAGGCGCCACGGCTCGCACGCCCCCAGCCGGAAGACGTCGCCCAGCCCCCCCTCGAGGCTGGCGTGGCCTGCACCATCGAACCGGGGGCATACGTGACAGCATGCGCCGGCATCCGCATCGAGGACGATGTGGTCGTGACGGTGGACGGACACGAACGAATCACAGACGTGCCCCTCGGCTGGCCAACCGCACATTGA
- the accC gene encoding acetyl-CoA carboxylase biotin carboxylase subunit, which translates to MFKKILIANRGEIALRVICACRELGIKTVAVWSEADEHSLHVRFADEDVCIGPPRSAESYLHVPAIISAAEITGADAIHPGYGFLSESAYLAEVCEACHIKFIGPSPSVIRLMGEKSRARRAMKKAGVSTLPGSDGPVETEEDAQLIAADLGFPVIIKASNGGGGRGMRIVRSGNELSQALRTAQREAQAAFGIGDVYLEKYLEAPRHIEVQILGDEHGHVVHLGERECSVQRRHQKLIEEAPSAVITEKQRKALGKMVVDAATAVGYSSAGTFEFLMDAQNNLYFIEANTRLQVEHGVTELVTGIDIVKEQIRIAAGEPLSFTQEDVRIDGHAIECRVNAENPDTFAPSPGRVDAFSLPGGPGIRVDTFVHAEAVVPPNYDSLIAKVMSHGRTRAEAIARMRRALEMTVIEGIETSVPMHLKILADEDFQQARISTAFMERFLAAPKPSATTPVTPPAA; encoded by the coding sequence GTGTTCAAGAAGATCCTGATTGCCAATCGTGGCGAGATCGCGCTCCGCGTGATTTGCGCCTGCCGTGAACTGGGGATCAAGACCGTCGCCGTCTGGTCCGAGGCCGACGAGCACAGCCTGCACGTCCGCTTTGCCGACGAGGACGTCTGCATCGGCCCACCGCGCAGCGCCGAGAGCTACCTGCACGTGCCGGCGATCATCAGCGCCGCCGAGATCACCGGCGCCGACGCCATCCATCCCGGCTACGGCTTTCTCTCCGAGAGCGCCTACCTCGCGGAAGTCTGCGAGGCCTGCCACATCAAGTTCATCGGGCCGAGTCCCTCGGTCATCCGGTTGATGGGGGAGAAGTCGCGCGCACGGCGGGCAATGAAGAAGGCCGGCGTCAGTACCCTGCCCGGCAGTGATGGCCCGGTCGAGACCGAGGAGGACGCGCAGTTGATCGCCGCCGACCTCGGGTTCCCGGTGATCATCAAGGCCAGTAACGGTGGCGGCGGCCGCGGCATGCGCATCGTCCGCTCGGGCAACGAGCTTTCGCAGGCCCTGCGGACCGCCCAGCGCGAGGCGCAGGCCGCCTTCGGCATCGGCGACGTCTACCTCGAGAAGTACCTCGAGGCACCGCGCCACATCGAGGTGCAGATCCTCGGCGACGAACACGGCCATGTCGTCCACCTCGGCGAGCGCGAGTGTTCGGTGCAGCGGCGCCACCAGAAGCTGATCGAGGAAGCGCCGTCGGCAGTCATCACCGAGAAGCAGCGCAAGGCCCTCGGCAAGATGGTGGTCGATGCGGCGACGGCCGTGGGCTACTCGAGTGCCGGTACGTTCGAGTTCCTGATGGACGCGCAGAACAACCTGTACTTCATCGAAGCCAACACCCGCCTGCAGGTCGAGCATGGCGTGACCGAACTGGTCACCGGCATCGACATCGTAAAGGAACAGATCCGCATCGCGGCCGGCGAGCCGCTCTCGTTCACGCAGGAGGATGTGCGGATCGACGGTCACGCGATCGAGTGCCGCGTCAACGCCGAGAATCCCGACACGTTCGCCCCGAGTCCTGGCCGCGTCGATGCGTTCAGCCTGCCCGGCGGTCCCGGCATCCGCGTCGACACCTTCGTGCATGCCGAAGCCGTCGTGCCTCCCAACTACGATTCGCTCATCGCCAAGGTGATGTCGCACGGCCGCACCCGCGCCGAGGCGATCGCCCGCATGCGACGCGCGCTCGAGATGACGGTGATCGAAGGGATCGAGACGTCGGTGCCGATGCACCTGAAGATCCTGGCCGACGAGGACTTCCAGCAGGCCCGGATCTCGACGGCGTTCATGGAGCGGTTCCTTGCCGCGCCCAAGCCATCGGCGACGACACCGGTGACCCCGCCGGCCGCCTGA